A portion of the Alphaproteobacteria bacterium genome contains these proteins:
- a CDS encoding HIT domain-containing protein yields the protein MAEFTLNQKISDDSILISKLELSELRLMNDANYPWFILIPQQSNLCEIYDLTDNQQKILMSEINKLAKFIKTHFKADKINIANLGNIVAQLHIHVIARYKDDQAWPDPVWGKYPQKKYLTEQILAIKELFNKY from the coding sequence ATGGCAGAATTTACTTTAAATCAAAAAATTTCAGATGATTCTATATTAATAAGCAAGCTAGAATTATCCGAGTTGCGCTTAATGAACGATGCGAACTATCCCTGGTTTATTTTAATACCACAGCAAAGTAATTTATGTGAGATTTATGATTTAACAGATAATCAGCAGAAGATATTAATGAGTGAGATTAACAAATTAGCAAAATTTATTAAAACCCATTTTAAGGCAGATAAAATCAATATTGCAAATCTGGGTAATATAGTTGCGCAGCTACATATACATGTTATTGCAAGATATAAAGATGATCAAGCATGGCCAGATCCTGTTTGGGGCAAATATCCGCAAAAAAAATATTTAACTGAGCAAATATTAGCTATTAAAGAATTATTTAATAAATATTAA